The following coding sequences are from one Syngnathus acus chromosome 12, fSynAcu1.2, whole genome shotgun sequence window:
- the tmem119b gene encoding transmembrane protein 119b, translating to MKLLLYNLVEGSTDLEEPDDVTTSSAALDHRFTPQDFLSQVVDFLRDHMVLVLVVASLVLIALLAVCGAVFLTRRRKFHTYYPSSYPAKMYVDQQDKSGGARGFHEIPEKKTAAATHRESQLTDSNKQLQADITRVAKSLRTPTKTLEDGSRTETPVADQAGEAPEASPQGDGAEKPEDEFREPASSRNLRPPSLHLHNDSATLQLIAGEKTAF from the coding sequence ATGAAACTGCTCTTGTACAACTTGGTGGAAGGCAGTACCGACCTCGAGGAACCGGACGATGTCACGACCTCCAGCGCCGCCTTGGACCACCGATTCACGCCGCAAGACTTCCTGAGCCAGGTGGTGGACTTTCTGCGAGACCACATGGTCTTGGTCCTGGTGGTGGCGTCCCTGGTCTTGATTGCGCTCCTGGCCGTGTGCGGCGCCGTCTTCCTGACGAGGCGGCGTAAGTTCCACACCTACTACCCGTCGTCGTATCCCGCCAAGATGTACGTAGACCAGCAGGACAAGAGCGGCGGGGCGAGGGGATTTCATGAAATTCCCGAGAAGAAGACGGCGGCCGCCACCCATCGGGAAAGCCAACTAACAGATTCCAACAAGCAGCTCCAGGCGGACATCACGAGGGTGGCGAAGAGTCTGAGGACTCCCACCAAAACTTTGGAGGACGGCTCCAGGACAGAGACGCCGGTTGCGGACCAGGCCGGCGAGGCGCCCGAAGCGTCACCGCAGGGCGATGGGGCGGAGAAGCCCGAAGATGAGTTCCGGGAGCCAGCCAGCAGCCGGAATCTGCGACCTCCGTCTTTGCATCTTCACAACGATTCAGCCACTCTGCAGCTTATCGCCGGGGAGAAAACAGCCTTCTAA
- the LOC119130946 gene encoding chemokine-like receptor 1 isoform X1 has protein sequence MGSYVVAWESAEICFMCGLLQTQTSTQRARASRMTVDYIEFGDYSADNESQQNNVSLFGTVNVGGHQASLTPFLVAVNVLVCVVGLAGNSLVIWICGWKMKRTVITTWYLSLAVSDLLFCALLPLEVAYTLTSHWPFGLALCKLASSALFFNMFSSVFLLVVISADRCVLTCFPVWSRNRRTVRGASAAVALMWVLSALLTLPSLAVRQTALQGDVVRCYVRYTAPSRHKAVALSRFLCGFLVPFLAIVCCSAVLAAKLRGMSIRSSKPYKIMAALISCFFVCWVPYHTFVLLELDVKKVSLESLHTGMRVGTTLAAANSFLSPVLYIFIGNDFNQMLRRSVTERLESVMDVRTGPSQSVQNMPNV, from the exons atgggaagTTATGTAGTTGCATGGGAGTCAGCAGAAATATGCTTTATGTGTGGATTGCTTCAAACCCAGACCAGCACACAAA GAGCGCGCGCATCCAGGATGACTGTGGATTACATCGAGTTTGGAGATTACAGCGCTGACAACGAAAGCCAACAAAATAATGTCAGCCTCTTTGGCACGGTGAATGTTGGCGGCCACCAGGCGTCTTTGACTCCTTTCCTGGTGGCCGTCAACGTCTTGGTCTGCGTGGTGGGCCTGGCCGGGAACTCCCTGGTGATCTGGATCTGCGGCTGGAAGATGAAAAGAACAGTCATCACCACTTGGTACCTGAGTCTGGCCGTCTCCGACTTGTTGTTCTGCGCCCTCCTGCCCTTGGAGGTGGCCTACACGCTCACCTCGCACTGGCCTTTCGGACTAGCGCTGTGCAAGCTGGCGTCCTCGGCGCTCTTCTTCAACATGTTCAGCAGCGTCTTCCTTTTAGTTGTGATCAGCGCCGACCGATGCGTGCTGACCTGCTTCCCGGTGTGGTCGCGGAACCGCCGCACGGTCCGCGGGGCCTCGGCGGCCGTGGCGCTCATGTGGGTGCTCTCGGCGCTCCTCACGCTGCCCTCGCTGGCTGTCAGGCAAACGGCGCTCCAAGGAGACGTGGTCCGATGCTACGTGCGCTACACGGCGCCGTCCAGACACAAGGCGGTGGCGTTGAGCCGCTTCCTATGCGGCTTCCTGGTGCCTTTCCTGGCCATCGTGTGCTGCAGCGCCGTGCTGGCAGCCAAGCTGCGAGGGATGAGCATCAG ATCCAGCAAGCCTTACAAAATCATGGCGGCGCTCATCTCCTGCTTCTTTGTGTGCTGGGTTCCCTACCACACTTTTGTTCTCCTGGAGTTGGACGTGAAGAAAGTCAGCCTGGAGAGTCTTCATACCGGGATGCGAGTGGGCACCACTCTGGCTGCGGCAAACAGTTTTCTGTCACCCGTTCTTTATATTTTCATCGGTAACGACTTCAACCAAATGTTAAGACGCTCGGTGACGGAAAGGTTGGAGTCAGTGATGGATGTCCGGACTGGACCTTCTCAGTCAGTGCAAAACATGCCAAATGTTTGA
- the LOC119130946 gene encoding chemokine-like receptor 1 isoform X2 produces MGVSRNMLYVWIASNPDQHTKMTVDYIEFGDYSADNESQQNNVSLFGTVNVGGHQASLTPFLVAVNVLVCVVGLAGNSLVIWICGWKMKRTVITTWYLSLAVSDLLFCALLPLEVAYTLTSHWPFGLALCKLASSALFFNMFSSVFLLVVISADRCVLTCFPVWSRNRRTVRGASAAVALMWVLSALLTLPSLAVRQTALQGDVVRCYVRYTAPSRHKAVALSRFLCGFLVPFLAIVCCSAVLAAKLRGMSIRSSKPYKIMAALISCFFVCWVPYHTFVLLELDVKKVSLESLHTGMRVGTTLAAANSFLSPVLYIFIGNDFNQMLRRSVTERLESVMDVRTGPSQSVQNMPNV; encoded by the exons ATGGGAGTCAGCAGAAATATGCTTTATGTGTGGATTGCTTCAAACCCAGACCAGCACACAAA GATGACTGTGGATTACATCGAGTTTGGAGATTACAGCGCTGACAACGAAAGCCAACAAAATAATGTCAGCCTCTTTGGCACGGTGAATGTTGGCGGCCACCAGGCGTCTTTGACTCCTTTCCTGGTGGCCGTCAACGTCTTGGTCTGCGTGGTGGGCCTGGCCGGGAACTCCCTGGTGATCTGGATCTGCGGCTGGAAGATGAAAAGAACAGTCATCACCACTTGGTACCTGAGTCTGGCCGTCTCCGACTTGTTGTTCTGCGCCCTCCTGCCCTTGGAGGTGGCCTACACGCTCACCTCGCACTGGCCTTTCGGACTAGCGCTGTGCAAGCTGGCGTCCTCGGCGCTCTTCTTCAACATGTTCAGCAGCGTCTTCCTTTTAGTTGTGATCAGCGCCGACCGATGCGTGCTGACCTGCTTCCCGGTGTGGTCGCGGAACCGCCGCACGGTCCGCGGGGCCTCGGCGGCCGTGGCGCTCATGTGGGTGCTCTCGGCGCTCCTCACGCTGCCCTCGCTGGCTGTCAGGCAAACGGCGCTCCAAGGAGACGTGGTCCGATGCTACGTGCGCTACACGGCGCCGTCCAGACACAAGGCGGTGGCGTTGAGCCGCTTCCTATGCGGCTTCCTGGTGCCTTTCCTGGCCATCGTGTGCTGCAGCGCCGTGCTGGCAGCCAAGCTGCGAGGGATGAGCATCAG ATCCAGCAAGCCTTACAAAATCATGGCGGCGCTCATCTCCTGCTTCTTTGTGTGCTGGGTTCCCTACCACACTTTTGTTCTCCTGGAGTTGGACGTGAAGAAAGTCAGCCTGGAGAGTCTTCATACCGGGATGCGAGTGGGCACCACTCTGGCTGCGGCAAACAGTTTTCTGTCACCCGTTCTTTATATTTTCATCGGTAACGACTTCAACCAAATGTTAAGACGCTCGGTGACGGAAAGGTTGGAGTCAGTGATGGATGTCCGGACTGGACCTTCTCAGTCAGTGCAAAACATGCCAAATGTTTGA
- the LOC119130959 gene encoding iron-sulfur cluster assembly scaffold protein IscU-like, protein MAAAVAIKCLSPLTLLTRRLSVPEIFSQCCYHQKVVDHYENPRNVGTLDKHSRKVGTGLVGAPACGDVMKLQIEVDDNGKIVDARFKTFGCGSAIASSSLATEWIKGKSVDEALSIRNTDIAKELCLPPVKLHCSMLAEDAIKAALADYRLKQQDDQQVAAN, encoded by the exons ATGGCGGCCGCTGTGGCGATCAAATGCCTCAGTCCTCTCACTTTACTCACGAGGAGACTTTCTGTTCCCGAAATCTTTTCCCAGTGTTGCTATCACCAGAAG GTGGTGGATCATTACGAGAACCCGAGGAATGTGGGCACCCTGGACAAACACTCCAGGAAGGTGGGCACCGGCCTGGTTGGGGCGCCGGCGTGCGGCGACGTCATGAAGCTTCAG ATCGAGGTTGACGACAATGGCAAGATCGTGGACGCCCGCTTCAAGACGTTCGGCTGCGGCTCGGCCATCGCCTCCAGCTCGCTGGCCACCGAGTGGATCAAGGGCAAATCT GTGGACGAGGCGCTGAGCATCAGGAACACGGACATCGCCAAAGAGCTCTGCTTGCCGCCTGTCAAACTGCACTGCTCCA TGCTTGCCGAGGACGCCATCAAGGCGGCGCTGGCCGACTACCGGCTCAAGCAGCAAGACGACCAGCAGGTGGCAGCCAATTGA
- the LOC119130951 gene encoding homeobox protein goosecoid-2: MKKVRLTFSKKKKKDQISWFMSGRGVILPFFFFFLSLKFPGGVLQAGPSVAEAGDMERQKFPFTIEDILRNYPDPGQDNPALWCLCCCCCCCCCCCSRHCCGDGRTARPHQAPQPLAELPSQEPWAAASEAGVREEDQEAEARTPRRTRRHRTIFTEEQLDALEELFLQNHYPDVNAREELAQSTRLREERVEVWFKNRRAKWRRQKRLSFNAENTENCP, from the exons ATGAAGAAGGTGAGATTaaccttttcaaaaaaaaaaaaaaaagaccagatTAGCTGGTTTATGTCTGGAAGGGGGGtgattttacctttttttttttttttcctttctttaaaATTTCCAGGTGGTGTTCTGCAAGCTGGGCCCAGTGTTGCGGAGGCTGGCGACATGGAGAGGCAAAAGTTCCCCTTCACCATCGAAGACATCCTGAGGAATTATCCAGACCCGGGCCAGGATAATCCAGCGCTctggtgtttgtgttgttgttgctgctgctgctgctgctgttgcagtCGCCACTGTTGCGGAGACGGGAGGACCGCCCGTCCTCACCAAG CACCACAACCTCTCGCCGAGCTTCCCTCCCAAGAGCCGTGGGCAGCGGCGTCGGAGGCCGGCGTCCGAGAAGAAGACCAAGAAGCGGAGGCCCGGACGCCGAGGAGGACCCGGCGACACAGAACCATCTTCACTGAGGAGCAGCTGGACGCGCTGGAGGAACTCTTTCTGCAGAACCACTACCCAGATGTCAACGCTCGGGAAGAGCTAGCGCAGAGCACTCGCCTCAGAGAAGAGAGGGTGGAG GTTTGGTTTAAAAACCGCAGAGCCAAGTGGAGGCGCCAGAAAAGACTCTCTTTTAATGCAGAAAACACAGAAAACTGCCCGTGA
- the rnf185 gene encoding E3 ubiquitin-protein ligase RNF185 isoform X1: protein MASAAPSSPSPVAGAAAPENASPGSSSTTAGDGGNQDSTFECNICLDTAKDAVISLCGHLFCWPCLHQWLETRPSRQVCPVCKAGISRDKVIPLYGRGSTSQQDPREKTPPRPQGQRPEPENRGGFQGFGFGDGGFQMSFGIGAFPFGIFATAFNINDGRPPPAAPGTPQHTDEQFLSRLFLFVALVIMFWLLIA from the exons ATGGCCAGCGCGGCTCCCTCTTCACCTTCCCCGGTCGCCGGAGCGGCCGCCCCGGAGAACGCGAGCCCCGGATCCAGCAGCACGACCGCGGGCGACGGTGGCAACCAGGACAGTACATTTGAGTGCAACATTTGTCTCGACACCGCCAAGGATGCCGTCATCAGCCTGTGTGGACACCTCTTCTG CTGGCCTTGTTTGCACCAG tgGTTGGAGACGAGACCGAGCAGACAAGTGTGCCCGGTGTGTAAAGCCGGCATCAGCAGGGACAAAGTCATCCCCTTATATGGGCGCGGAAGCACCAGTCAGCAGGACCCCAG agAGAAAACACCCCCGCGACCGCAAGGCCAAAGGCCCGAGCCAGAAAACCGCGGC GGCTTCCAGGGATTCGGCTTCGGGGACGGAGGTTTTCAGATGTCCTTTGGAATCGGCGCCTTCCCCTTTGGTATTTTTGCCACCGCCTTTAACATCAACGACGGCCGACCCCCTCCAG CCGCCCCGGGGACCCCGCAGCACACGGACGAACAGTTCCTGTCCCGACTCTTCCTCTTTGTGGCGCTGGTCATCATGTTTTGGCTCCTCATTGCCTGA
- the ess2 gene encoding splicing factor ESS-2 homolog, whose translation MDGSASVRRALCGTLVPATALTTVALMPEPKNEDDGKPPQKVLNEEDYIESLEKIIQRDFFPDVTKLQAQKDYLDAEESGDLERMREISIRYGKSKNTPQSSAPYVTPASFDTPVGRAGSPSFSTRGADAESVAGDQREEKELPSLDRFMAKNTSGDNVSFQQIIELAEDKEKMKHAWLYEAEAEFKQRHEQNLALPQAEKAALECVKAGLETWQYKAKNALMYYPEGVKDDDALFKKPREVVHKNTRFTGDPFSRALNKSQIQQAAALNAQFKQGKVGPDGKELIAHDSPTVNGYGFERTPSPAPGVAESPLMTWGEIESTPFRLDGSDTPYAERNHGPSFKIPEPGRRERLGLKMANEAAAKNRAKKQEALRKVTENLASLTPKGLSPALTPALQRLVNRTSSKYTDKALRASYTPSPSHRAVGCKSPFGGPATPSTTPDKAKTPGEHDVSSLTDNLLQLPKRRKASDFF comes from the exons ATGGACGGCAGCGCCAGCGTGAGGAGAGCCCTGTGCGGCACCCTGGTGCCCGCCACCGCCCTCACCACTGTTGCTCTCATGCCGGAGCCCAAAAACGAGGACGACGGGAAGCCGCCCCAAAAGGTCCTAAACGAGGAGGATTACATCGAG AGCTTGGAGAAGATCATCCAGAGGGACTTCTTCCCGGATGTGACCAAACTGCAGGCTCAGAAGGACTATTTGGATGCAGAAGAGAGCGGAGACCTGGAGCGCATGAGAGAAATCTCCATTCGCTACGGGAAGTCCAAAAACACCCCCCAATCTTCTGCCCCCT ATGTGACGCCGGCGAGCTTTGACACGCCAGTGGGCCGTGCGGGGTCGCCATCCTTCTCCACCAGAGGCGCAGATGCCG AAAGCGTGGCGGGCGACCAGCGCGAGGAGAAGGAGCTGCCCTCGTTGGATCGCTTCATGGCCAAAAACACCAGCGGGGACAACGTCTCGTTTCAGCAGATCATTGAACTGGCGGAGGACAAGGAGAAGATGAAGCACGCGTGGCTGTACGAGGCCGAAGCCGAGTTCAAACAG CGTCATGAGCAGAACCTCGCCTTACCACAAGCAGAGAAGGCTGCTCTTGAGTGTGTAAAAGCCGGCCTGGAAACGTGGCAATATAAAGCAAAGAACGCCTTGATGTATTATCCAGAAG GTGTCAAAGACGACGACGCGCTCTTCAAGAAGCCCCGCGAAGTGGTTCACAAGAACACACGCTTTACCGGCGACCCCTTCAGCAGGGCCCTCAACAAGAGCCAGATTCAGCAAGCAGCGGCGCTCAACGCGCAG TTCAAGCAGGGTAAGGTGGGCCCGGATGGCAAAGAGTTGATCGCGCATGATTCTCCCACGGTGAACGGTTACGGCTTTGAAAGGACGCCCTCCCCCGCCCCTG GTGTGGCCGAGTCGCCTCTAATGACATGGGGAGAAATCGAGAGCACGCCGTTCCGCTTGGACGGATCCGACACGCCCTACGCCGAGAGGAACCACGGCCCCTCTTTTAAG ATTCCCGAGCCGGGGAGACGAGAGCGACTGGGCTTGAAGATGGCCAACGAAGCGGCCGCCAAAAATCGGGCCAAAAAACAGGAGGCCTTGAGGAAAGTTACAGAAAACTTGGCCAg CCTGACCCCGAAAGGCCTGAGCCCGGCCTTGACACCGGCCCTGCAGCGTCTGGTCAACCGCACGTCCAGCAAGTACACAGACAAAGCTCTGCGGGCCAGCTACACGCCGTCGCCCTCGCACCGCGCCGTCGGCTGC
- the rnf185 gene encoding E3 ubiquitin-protein ligase RNF185 isoform X2, with protein sequence MASAAPSSPSPVAGAAAPENASPGSSSTTAGDGGNQDSTFECNICLDTAKDAVISLCGHLFCWPCLHQWLETRPSRQVCPVCKAGISRDKVIPLYGRGSTSQQDPREKTPPRPQGQRPEPENRGGFQGFGFGDGGFQMSFGIGAFPFAAPGTPQHTDEQFLSRLFLFVALVIMFWLLIA encoded by the exons ATGGCCAGCGCGGCTCCCTCTTCACCTTCCCCGGTCGCCGGAGCGGCCGCCCCGGAGAACGCGAGCCCCGGATCCAGCAGCACGACCGCGGGCGACGGTGGCAACCAGGACAGTACATTTGAGTGCAACATTTGTCTCGACACCGCCAAGGATGCCGTCATCAGCCTGTGTGGACACCTCTTCTG CTGGCCTTGTTTGCACCAG tgGTTGGAGACGAGACCGAGCAGACAAGTGTGCCCGGTGTGTAAAGCCGGCATCAGCAGGGACAAAGTCATCCCCTTATATGGGCGCGGAAGCACCAGTCAGCAGGACCCCAG agAGAAAACACCCCCGCGACCGCAAGGCCAAAGGCCCGAGCCAGAAAACCGCGGC GGCTTCCAGGGATTCGGCTTCGGGGACGGAGGTTTTCAGATGTCCTTTGGAATCGGCGCCTTCCCCTTTG CCGCCCCGGGGACCCCGCAGCACACGGACGAACAGTTCCTGTCCCGACTCTTCCTCTTTGTGGCGCTGGTCATCATGTTTTGGCTCCTCATTGCCTGA
- the selplg gene encoding P-selectin glycoprotein ligand 1, whose product NLRIFLLEESPLSSPETSSSVPDATPTPIQGHTILSALNTSLAGNANLTNSISTPEAPRATIWSTPLPIQSHKSTAVTSWTTNSNPTRLVSTADPPQSTRSGSESTPIPTQSHRPPPGFGTTPTREPPELPSSPPVTSPPAFGTTVRPGAPTATRSPSSTSAGTSSSPTTTRAPCISPKNPPVSENQSCSPRGVVKPCLVAIACLAALATIFMVSTIVLCAKLSTRNYKPRKAQDQTEMTFMSSLLPERNYEGVRRQRSPVSNGVLVLHSAGGGDSDDDMDDNLTLSSFLPEGDRCV is encoded by the coding sequence AACCTGAGGATCTTTCTGCTCGAAGAAAGTCCACTCTCCTCACCAGAGACCTCCAGCTCTGTCCCAGATGCTACTCCAACCCCGATCCAAGGCCACACCATTCTGTCAGCTTTGAACACATCTTTGGCCGGCAATGCCAATCTTACCAATTCCATTTCCACACCAGAAGCACCAAGGGCCACTATCTGGTCTACTCCACTCCCAATCCAAAGTCATAAAAGCACCGCAGTGACATCTTGGACGACTAACTCCAATCCTACCAGGCTGGTCTCCACAGCAGACCCTCCCCAATCAACGAGATCCGGCTCTGAGTCGACGCCAATCCCGACCCAAAGTCACAGACCTCCTCCAGGTTTTGGGACAACTCCAACGCGAGAACCCCCTGAGCTACCAAGTTCGCCTCCAGTAACGAGTCCTCCAGCTTTCGGAACAACGGTAAGGCCCGGAGCTCCTACTGCTACGAGAAGCCCGAGCTCCACCTCAGCGGGAACGTCCTCGAGCCCGACGACCACTCGGGCGCCTTGCATCAGCCCGAAGAATCCCCCCGTCTCGGAGAACCAGTCGTGCTCCCCCCGTGGCGTGGTGAAGCCCTGCCTGGTGGCCATCGCCTGCCTGGCCGCCCTGGCCACCATCTTCATGGTATCCACTATCGTCCTCTGCGCCAAACTCTCCACCAGGAATTACAAGCCGAGGAAGGCCCAGGACCAGACGGAGATGACCTTCATGTCGTCGCTTCTGCCCGAGAGGAACTACGAAGGCGTGAGGCGGCAGCGCAGCCCGGTCTCCAACGGAGTCTTGGTGCTTCACAGCGCCGGCGGCGGGGACAGCGACGATGACATGGACGACAACCTCACCCTAAGCAGCTTCCTTCCGGAGGGTGACAGGTGTGTTTAG